From a single Brassica oleracea var. oleracea cultivar TO1000 chromosome C5, BOL, whole genome shotgun sequence genomic region:
- the LOC106293703 gene encoding transcription factor TCP18: MCCIPSIKNPQKDMNDNKTFSTTTTINEEYMLFPYNDHYSSQPLLPFSPCSSINDILIHSNTSNNHLDHHHHQYLQAPASPFSHFESVPDFALLASFLPQKNGHNDNQTITTNDHHHPPSFLPFNNPFGESHLIEPSETKTTHIEDSQRISTSQDPNMKKVKKPSRTDRHSKIKTVKGTRDRRMRLSLDVARELFGLQDMLGFDKASKTVEWLLTQAKPKIIKIANSLSNKFNHGRFSSCDESQPRPALGLMDTSSDIFELSSMWTVEDRGSNTNMNETRGNKVDRRSVRGKRRMSQPRTPILMKLSKDARAKARERAKDRTKEKMMKRSAQVNVVVEEEVHNHHDEIVQKNNKSNVKATPCEETIQEPLCKNDRFAVCNEIVVDKKYHISDEFNPSFPMLDHHRSQWAASSIEVPLFCIYESHFINF, translated from the exons ATGTGTTGTATTCCTTCAATAAAG AACCCCCAAAAAGACATGAACGACAACAAGACTTTCAGTACTACCACCACCATCAATGAAGAGTACATGTTATTCCCCTATAATGACCATTACTCCTCACAACCATTACTCCCTTTTAGCCCTTGCTCTTCCATTAACGACATCTTGATTCACTCCAACACATCAAACAATCATCTTGACCACCACCATCATCAGTACCTGCAAGCACCAGCTTCTCCTTTTTCTCACTTCGAATCCGTCCCGGATTTTGCCCTCCTCGCCTCTTTCCTCCCACAAAAAAATGGCCATAATGATAACCAAACCATCACCACCAATGACCATCATCATCCTCCATCATTTCTTCCCTTTAACAACCCTTTTGGAGAATCTCACCTCATTGAGCCCTCAGAAACCAAAACCACACACATAGAAGATTCCCAGAGAATCTCAACTTCTCAAGACCCAAATATGAAAAAAGTCAAGAAACCTAGCAGAACGGACCGGCACAGCAAGATCAAAACGGTGAAAGGGACAAGAGACCGTAGGATGAGACTCTCGCTAGATGTCGCCAGAGAGTTGTTCGGCTTACAAGACATGCTTGGATTTGACAAAGCCAGCAAAACCGTTGAATGGTTGCTTACACAAGCTAAACCCAAGATCATAAAGATCGCGAACAGCCTTTCAAACAAGTTCAATCACGGCCGGTTCAGCAGCTGCGACGAGTCTCAACCCA GACCGGCGTTAGGATTGATGGACACATCGTCTGATATATTTGAACTTTCATCAATGTGGACAGTAGAGGATAGAGGCAGCAACACTAACATGAACG AAACAAGAGGAAATAAGGTAGATAGGAGATCGGTGAGAGGGAAGAGAAGGATGTCGCAACCGCGAACTCCCATTTTGATGAAGTTGTCTAAGGACGCGAGAGCGAAAGCAAGAGAGAGAGCAAAGGATAGGACAAAGGAGAAGATGATGAAGAGAAGTGCACAAGTGAATGTTGTTGTAGAAGAAGAAGTTCATAATCATCATGATGAGATAGTCCAAAAGAATAATAAAAGCAATGTGAAGGCGACGCCCTGCGAAGAAACGATCCAAGAACCTCTTTGCAAGAACGATCGTTTTGCAGTTTGCAACGAAATTGTGGTGGATAAAAAATATCACATTTCGGACGAATTCAATCCATCATTTCCGATGCTTGATCACCATCGCAGCCAATGGGCAGCTAGTTCCATAGAGGTACCTTTGTTCTGTATCTACGAGTCACATTTTATTAACTTTTAA
- the LOC106294012 gene encoding mavicyanin-like: MSPLKKITLVTIIVSFYTFSSCVSSTEFEVGGDDGWLVPQSNKTHGDVFNQWASHNRFKVGDTVRFKYNKDSVLVVSSEDEYKKCKTTKPHFYSNNEDTVFKLDRPGFFYFISGVSGHCEKGQKMIIKVMEPEESTPDSPSPSSPSSSSSSPPSLPASTHKKSNALKTTVQFSSSGFVVFAIIAVSVFGWV; the protein is encoded by the exons ATGAGTCCACTGAAGAAGATCACTCTCGTTACTATTATTGTTTCGTTTTATACGTTTTCATCATGTGTTTCAAGCACTGAGTTTGAAGTTGGAGGAGATGATGGTTGGCTCGTACCACAATCTAACAAGACTCATGGAGATGTGTTTAACCAATGGGCTTCACACAACCGCTTTAAAGTTGGCGACACTGTTC GTTTCAAGTACAACAAAGACTCAGTGTTAGTTGTGTCATCAGAAGACGAGTACAAGAAATGCAAAACTACTAAACCGCATTTTTATTCGAACAATGAGGATACTGTTTTTAAACTAGACCGTCCCGGTTTCTTTTACTTCATTAGCGGTGTCTCGGGCCACTGCGAAAAGGGTCAGAAGATGATCATCAAAGTTATGGAGCCGGAGGAGTCTACTCCAGATTCTCCTTCTCCTTCGTCCCCTTCTTCATCTTCTTCTTCTCCTCCATCTCTCCCGGCCTCTACTCACAAGAAGAGCAATGCCTTGAAAACAACAGTCCAGTTCAGTAGTTCCGGTTTTGTTGTCTTTGCAATTATAGCTGTTTCTGTTTTTGGTTGGGTTTAG
- the LOC106294105 gene encoding uncharacterized protein LOC106294105, which translates to MEISRREHVLSVHQCLSVSFHVSLIVRCARYASRVSKKLKLKGRPKELLTTLSNKAKTMAGRKKKAYDGCGGTKAKTGLEMVIEEEEEEEYGIWQRKILMGDKCEPLCYSGVIFYDCSGHQVKELPPRSPCSIWVPDRPTRSHVGSVLSSTEEEF; encoded by the coding sequence ATGGAGATATCGAGGAGGGAACATGTTTTATCGGTCCACCAGTGTCTAAGCGTGAGCTTCCACGTCTCTCTCATAGTACGTTGTGCTAGATACGCAAGCCGAGTCTCCAAGAAGCTTAAACTCAAAGGACGTCCTAAGGAGCTTTTGACGACTTTAAGCAACAAGGCCAAGACTATGGCTGGTCGGAAGAAAAAAGCTTACGACGGCTGTGGAGGTACAAAAGCAAAGACGGGGTTGGAGATGGTGATAGAGGAGGAAGAGGAGGAGGAATATGGCATTTGGCAGAGAAAGATTTTAATGGGAGACAAATGTGAGCCGTTGTGTTATTCCGGAGTGATCTTCTACGATTGTAGTGGACATCAAGTAAAGGAACTGCCTCCGAGATCGCCATGTTCCATTTGGGTGCCGGACCGGCCGACCCGTTCACATGTTGGGTCGGTGTTAAGCTCGACGGAAGAGGAATTTTAA
- the LOC106292954 gene encoding oleosin 1 has product MNATSKLKILSSICFFFTPFLFLFSRHRTIATSHSTMAETFSRGDAQYWPIYGSSNTTERNSPYASLLRLLRSHSPTSSQLFGFLALFISGGILLFLLGVTVTVVGIGFVVFLPLIIISSPVWIPVFIGVGGFLSVAGLLVGTLAVVSWAYRYFRGRHPVGSDQMDYARGRIYDTASHVKDYAREYGGYFHGRAKDAAPGA; this is encoded by the coding sequence ATGAATGCCACCTCAAAGCTGAAAATTTTGTCCTCCATCTGTTTTTTTTTTACCCCTTTCCTATTTCTGTTCTCCCGTCACCGCACAATAGCAACAAGTCACTCTACAATGGCGGAAACGTTTTCTCGCGGCGACGCCCAATACTGGCCCATCTACGGTAGCAGCAACACCACCGAAAGAAACAGCCCTTACGCTTCTCTTCTCCGCCTTCTCAGATCTCATTCACCAACCTCCTCACAGCTCTTTGGTTTCCTCGCTCTCTTCATATCCGGCGGAATCCTCCTCTTCCTCCTAGGCGTAACCGTGACGGTGGTCGGGATCGGCTTCGTTGTCTTTCTTCCGTTGATCATCATCTCGAGTCCGGTATGGATCCCGGTTTTTATCGGGGTTGGCGGGTTCTTATCGGTCGCCGGTCTTCTTGTTGGAACGTTGGCTGTCGTATCGTGGGCGTACCGTTATTTCCGTGGAAGGCACCCGGTTGGATCGGATCAAATGGATTATGCACGTGGTCGGATCTATGACACGGCCTCTCACGTTAAAGATTATGCTAGAGAGTACGGTGGATATTTCCACGGTAGGGCTAAAGATGCAGCCCCTGGTGCTTAA
- the LOC106292952 gene encoding single-stranded DNA-binding protein, mitochondrial, which produces MANSMATVSRRLYRSLLCNPRFSQASMPFSTNNISDLSDTESPLETKASDPNHREERVMEERPLENGLDSGVFKAILVGQVGQLPLQKKLKSGRTVTLFSVGTGGIRNNRRPMINEDPREYANRSAVQWHRVSVYPERLADLVLKNVEPGTVVYLEGNLETKIFTDPVTGLVRRIREVAIRRNGRVVFLGKAGDMQQPSSVELRGVGYY; this is translated from the exons ATGGCGAATTCAATGGCTACGGTTTCGAGAAGACTCTACCGATCTCTTCTCTGTAACCCCAGATTCTCTCAGGCTTCCATGCCCTTCAGCACCAACAACATCTCCGACTTATCAGACACTGAATCGCCCCTTGAAACGAAGGCTTCAGATCCAAACCATCGAGAGGAACGCGTGATGGAGGAGCGTCCACTCGAGAACGGCCTTGACTCTGGCGTTTTCAAG GCGATATTGGTGGGGCAAGTGGGGCAGCTTCCTCTGCAGAAGAAGCTCAAGAGTGGTAGAACTGTCACTCTCTTCTCTGTAGGCACCGGTGGCATCAGGAACAACCGGAGACCGATGATCAACGAAGACCCGAGAGAGTATGCGAACCGCTCTGCTGTGCAGTGGCACCGTGTCTCTGTTTACCCTGAGCGTTTGGCTGATCTTGTCTTGAAGAACGTTGAACCCGG CACTGTTGTCTACTTGGAGGGTAATCTTGAGACGAAGATATTCACTGATCCAGTTACTGGTTTGGTTCGACGTATTAGAGAAGTCGCTATTCGTAGAAACG GCAGAGTTGTGTTTCTAGGAAAAGCCGGTGATATGCAGCAGCCAAGTTCTGTTGAGCTTAGAGGCGTTGGCTACTACTGA
- the LOC106343833 gene encoding DEAD-box ATP-dependent RNA helicase 51-like, with amino-acid sequence MVELEKKSSDELKKRVRKRNRGKKNDQQRADEEEEETHNADEIQNKMEKKLTKAKKQQGRGKTDEDEEEEVEANEEEEKTMVVVGKGIMTNETFESLDLSEQTFQAIKAMGFEHMTQIQAGSIPPLLEGKDVLGAARTGSGKTLSFLIPAVELLFKERFFPRNGTGVIVICPTRELAIQTKNVAEELVKHHSLTVSMVIGGNNRRTEAQRIANGSNLLIATPGRLLDHLQHTKGFIYKHLKCLVIDEADRILEENFEEDMNKILKILPKTRQTALFSATQTSKVQDLARVSLTSPVLVDVDDGRRKVTNEGLEQGYCVVPSEKRLLLLISFLKKNLNKKIMVFFSTCKSVQFHAEIMKLINVESCDIHGGLDQNRRTKTFFDFMKAEKGILLCTDVAARGLDIPAVDWIIQYDPPDKPTEYIHRVGRTARGEGAKGKALLVLIPEELQFIRYLKAAKVPVKELEFNEKKLLNVRSALEKYVANDYNLNKTAKDAYRAYIAAYNSHSLKDIFNVHRLDLQAVALSFCFSSPPKVNLNIESGAGKVRKARNQQARNGFSPYSPYGKVRSTPKEA; translated from the exons ATGGTTGAGCTGGAGAAGAAATCCAGTGATGAGCTCAAGAAGAGAGTCAGGAAGCGAAACCGTGGGAAGAAGAACGACCAGCAAAGGGCGGACGAAGAAGAAGAAGAAACCCACAACGCAGATGAAATTCAGAACAAGATGGAGAAAAAGCTTACGAAAGCGAAGAAGCAGCAAGGAAGAGGCAAAACTGATGAAGACGAAGAAGAAGAGGTGGAAGCAAATGAAGAAGAAGAGAAGACGATGGTGGTTGTTGGGAAAGGGATAATGACTAATGAGACTTTTGAATCCCTTGACTTATCTGAGCAGACTTTCCAAGCTATCAAGGCCATGGGCTTTGAGCACATGACTCAA ATTCAAGCTGGATCAATTCCTCCCCTTTTGGAGGGGAAAGATGTTCTTGGTGCTGCTAGGACTGGTTCTGGTAAAACCCTTTCTTTTCTCATACCGGCTGTAGAGTTGCTCTTTAAAGAGCGTTTCTTTCCTCGCAACGGGACTGGTGTCATCGTTATTTGCCCCACAAGGGAACTTGCTATTCAG ACAAAAAATGTGGCGGAGGAGCTAGTCAAGCATCACTCGCTGACGGTCAGCATGGTTATTGGTGGCAATAACAGAAGGACAGAAGCACAACGTATTGCAAATGGTTCTAATTTGTTGATTGCAACCCCTGGGCGTCTTCTTGACCATCTTCAACACACAAAGGGTTTCATTTATAAACACCTCAAG TGCCTTGTGATCGATGAAGCTGACAGAATCCTGGAAGAAAATTTTGAGGAAGACATGAATAAGATTCTAAAGATTTTACCAAAG ACTAGGCAAACCGCACTATTCTCTGCCACTCAAACCTCCAAG GTTCAAGATCTTGCTCGGGTGTCACTGACCTCTCCTGTTCTAGTTGATGTCGATGATGGTAGACGCAAG GTGACAAATGAAGGATTGGAGCAAGGCTACTGTGTTGTTCCAAGCGAGAAAAGACTTCTCCTTCTTATTTCTTTTTTGAAGAAGAATCTAAACAAGAAAATAATGGTGTTCTTCTCGACGTGCAAGTCTGTACAGTTCCATGCCGAGATCATGAAACTAATCAACGTGGAAAGCTGTGACATCCATGGAGGACTGGACCAGAACCGAAGGACTAAAACCTTTTTTGACTTTATGAAAGCAGAGAAAGGTATTCTGTTGTGTACTGATGTGGCTGCTCGTGGTCTTGACATTCCTGCGGTG GACTGGATTATACAGTATGATCCTCCAGACAAGCCAACG GAGTATATCCATAGGGTTGGCCGAACAGCTCGTGGAGAAGGAGCAAAGGGAAAGGCATTGCTTGTCTTGATACCTGAAGAGCTTCAGTTTATTCGTTACCTTAAG GCTGCAAAAGTACCTGTAAAAGAGCTTGAGTTCAATGAAAAGAAGCTTCTGAATGTCCGATCCGCCCTG GAGAAGTATGTAGCCAATGACTATAATCTGAACAAGACAGCCAAGGACGCGTACAGGGCTTACATCGCAGCATACAATTCACATTCTCTGAAGGACATCTTTAATGTTCACCGGCTCGATCTCCAG GCGGTTGCTCTATCGTTCTGTTTCTCATCGCCGCCAAAAGTGAATCTGAACATAGAAAGTGGAGCTGGGAAGGTGAGGAAGGCTAGGAATCAGCAAGCGCGTAATGGCTTCTCTCCTTACAGTCCCTATGGCAAAGTCAGGTCCACACCCAAAGAGGCATGA